Part of the Vigna unguiculata cultivar IT97K-499-35 chromosome 3, ASM411807v1, whole genome shotgun sequence genome, ACGTGATTTTCTGGAATCAAACATTAAGCACTCTACTTTAATTACAGTAGAGAAGTAATCATACCTTTTTATGTACTCAAATTCTAATGTCATTTCTTCACTGATTGCAGGATTGAACACTACTGGTGCAAGTAAATCTGGTGCTTCCAAATTATCACACTTCAGCCTTCATTGGAAAGTGATGGTAAAGGTGGGAGGTTTTCTCATACTTGAATTATTCATATGATTATTGTAATCAAATATGGAGCTATAATAATTAGGTTGATTTACTTCTATCTTTCCctgcaaaggaaaaaaaatgtgtatctagCTCTTTTGTGTACTGGGAATTTTAGAATTGAAGGTGTTTAGGTTTGTTGAATAATCCAGCTGAAAGGATGAGTTACAGTCAAGTAAATGTTTCCTTTGGAAAGAAAGGAACCATTGAAGTATAGAAAGTGGTTGCTGGTTAATGATCTCATTCAAAATTGACTCATGAAAATCCTATGATAAGATTTTAagatatctattattttaattaagttacaTATTAAGTTAAGATATCTATAATTCAAATCTAAGTAAATTCTAAGATAAGATATCTATAACTTGATAATTCAATTAGGTTAATAATCCTGTGTAGTAAGGCCCCAAAATAAGGCCCCAAAATTCGATCTTCCGGTCAAAGAATGTTAGTGAAACAGAGCTGAATACTGGCAGTCTCTTCCTGCAtcctttgatatatatatatatatatatatatatatatattagatcgattttttttatattttttagacaGAGTGTTTCAAAAGGTATTTCTAAAccagaaagtataaaaaaatagattttgggTCGAATATTTTGGAAAGTATTTCTAATATCGGAAAATGCCTCAGATAAATgaccaataaaaaaatgttgcaaAGTTGAATGGACCAATTAAAAAATGTTGCAAATGGCAATTTGTACTCTAacgtattaaaatattttctattacttgcattattttattaatttaaataaattaataatttattccaaaaacaAATAGATAAACTTATAACTCAAAGTcatgtaaaattaatttcattttaaacacatttttcaTAGATAAATATTGTGTTAATTACTTTtacatataaattgaaaaagacAATAATATTGTGTTAACTCCCATACTTTGCACAAGGTAATATGCAATAAAATTGTAAtaccccatttaattaagtaCGCGAAATTAATGGAAGCGTTACAAGAAAGATAACATAAAGGCACAGTATGGGAGTTTTAAACTCAACTCCATACAATTcatggcacaccacgatgtccaAGAGAAAACGAGATGAAAAGTTAACCAAGGTACATAAATCTATGAAGGAACAATTACGTGGGTCGCATATTGGAAAAATCACATAAACCAGAAACAGAACAAACTATCTTTCCAATTCAAACAATTCCATTAGATTGGACAAAAGCCGATAAATTAATTCTCAAGGACACTCATAACAACATGATAAATCATTTCAGAAATTTATTTCATCCCCTTGTCAACAGTCTAGGATTTATTCTCGAggacaatttcataataattctttttCTGACCCATCCTTCTTCCTGAATTGCAGCAAACAAATCAGAAGGATCAGCCAGTACTTCCTTCCTAGCTAAACCTCCATCCTCTCAACGTAAGTAGAAATTTCTTCTCACTTCTAATCAATTTCGAATTCTGGAAGTTCTTATTGAGCTAGACCGAAATTAGGGCCTTATCCTTACTATGTGAACCTTCATTTCAGTCTCTTAGGTTGTAATTTGGAGTGCCTCACAGTGAGAAGCCATACTTGTTAGTTGGTGATCAATTAAGGTAAAGGAAGCTAACCTCTCACTCTAATTTCGCAAATAAATCATTGATTAGGGTTAGAATTGCATGAATTGGGTGTTGATTGATGAGGGTGAACAATTGTGTGTGGTGAATTTCGAGTTTGGCATGAACTGTGTGGTTTACATGTGAAAATAGCTTGAAATTCTGATGatttcgcccaggcgagcagcttccgcctgagcgaaaatactAGAAATTCACCCATGATGCTACgcgaggtctcgcctaggcgagctggttTCGTCTGAGCGAGAGTCAATCTCGTCTAGGCGAAacagcttagcctgagcgagaatttgCTCGGATTTTGGGGTTGCTCCCTGTTTggagtctcgcccaggcgagagtgactcgcctaagcgagactactCTCTAGCTCAGGCGAGAtcctctagcttgagcgagttTCGCTGCAAATTTAGATTGTCTTCTCTGTTTTAGATGAAATGAAGCTATGCTAAGTGGACTGACttgataatttcctattctgTATGTGAGCTTTATGATTAATAGTCTATTTGATGATAATCGTGTGAATTTGGTTATTTGAGAATGTGTTGGatttaggatttcaagggaaattctaaggaaGATGGTTTTAGTGGAtgtaaggacatgaggactCATATTGGTGGTATCCTAACACTCCtaataaccattaagactcatatagagtataatAGATTATGTCGGGAGGAGTAGCAGAAGGTCctagtctatggacccgatccgtCATAGACgtgaaggggacttaccttgggagtggttgggtgaataccccttgtgcctaaaactctgcagagtttgggaaccgtcacaAGTGCAAGCCACCGAGAGCTCCAATgtcacttacataatccggatatcgagtctagaatggtGATGGTGTGTCATGGTTGTGGTGATTTGAACAATTCTGATAATTGTGTGATCGACCCTGATTGATGCTTAACTAGTAAATTGCATGATTTCTTGTTATTTAAGTTAGCTTATCCTTCTTGCATATGTTTGTTTTGTGTGTCTTTCTATTTTTGCAATGATCGCCCTTAATGAATGGCGTGAGCAGCTAAAAATGCAGGTGAGGATACACCCCTCCTGGATAGGAGTTGAGTGGTATTTGGGCGCTTCCAGCTGTGGCTTATACCCTTTCTCTTGCTTAGAAAAATGTTTGGAGTGTTTATGACCCTCTTTTGGTTAAGAATGTATGTATAGATAGTACATATAAAGTTATTTGAGGATGACTGTACTAATACTTCATACTGGCCTATCCCTATCACCTGTCTTTGAATTATCAcaatataatgttttgtttgatagtataaaaactattaaaacgggatgttacaataacACCGGAAATTAAATGTgtagatgttaaatatttttgtggtaaataatttattctcacagggtattaatttttgttgtaatagtaattttaaaagccattttttttatttttattatagttatggaagattattaataattagtaaCGATAATATAACTTATGTATTCAGAAAGATTTATTTATCCAATGTATTacacaaactaaaataaaaatatcatttatctcttcaaaattaaattaattcaatccGTGAACATAATGtagatgttattttattatcttcaaTTCTATTTAATCCTAACTCCACGTCGTCGAATTGTTTGGGTAATCCTTGAAGTCACAAGGAGAATGTAATGAATTTACAGAAATGGTCAGATTGTGAGCATTTGTAAAAGTATGTCGTTCCAGGAGTCAATTGCAAAAGTGTGTTTTCggtttatttatgtatttttagtaCAAAACCACATCATACCCAATTCCATGCATGTTGAAATGGTTCAAACTTCCTTCCACTCGATTCTCTTTTCATTGCACTATCATGAAATTGGTTCCGGCGTCAATGAGAAACGATTCCTTTCTCTTTGGAATCAGTTACTCCTTCGTTCAACTTTAATCACCTTTTTCACCACGTCAAGAAGACATGCATGTGAAGAAAAAATGTGTTTACATTGAGAGTATAATTGTATTTGCACATATATCATCTTCAAATCACCTTATTTGAAGGGAGATTCGAAAATCTCACAATCCTgctaattttctttgttttctgcTCTCAAATCTGCGAATACAACGGAAATCATTTTTCCTCTGTCACTCACCACATTAAATCGTCCACAAACGAACACAACATTAAAGTTTTCTTATTcctctgaaaaaaaaaaacaaatgtatcaTCACCATACTTACAGCTCAGATAGTTATACATTAAACTGTTACTCTCTTCAACAAAAGTAATTGTGCCGTTGTCTTAATTAACAACCGTAACACACTAACAACTATaacttttaacatattactaaATCCTAAGCCCATTAATTGGAATTAGAATCaagaattaataaatatttaaagtcaaATCCTTTGACACACTTCTCTACCATGTAGCTCTTGTTTACTCCTTCGTTCTATacttaacatttatttattagtttttatgttaaatacatgcctatatatatatatatatatatatatatatatatatatatatatatatatatctcgcATGTTACCTTGTGCATCGAAGTACATCaacaaatttagaaaatgaTCGAGCACAGGAAAATCACTGACACTTTTGGCATAATTGAGTCATTAAAACGGggtgaatataaaaatatcttcaAATGGGGTTGATGACAGCAGAactcaattattattatgttgcACGAGACATAACGGGTGGTCCAACTAGGAGTACATAAAGTCATAAAAGGAACCTACCATGTTCTAAGCTTTCCAGAACAGAACAAATGGAAAAACCAAATTCCCTACCATTTCTTTCTGTTATTCTTCTGCTTCTTCATGTTGCTAACTCTCAGCCTACCACATCAAGAGACTCCATCTACCACACTTTTCTTCAGTGTCTTCAAATCCATACAAACCAACCAGATCACGTTTCCAACATAATCTATGCCCAAACCAATGCATCCTACACCTCAGTTCTTCGAGCCTTTGCTAGAAATGCAAGGTTCACCTCCCCCTCCGTCCAAAAGCCATTACTTATTGTCACCCCTCAAAGTGAACACCATGTACAAGCCACTGTATTGTGCGCCAAAAGCATTGGTGTTCAACTCAAAATCAGAAGTGGAGGCCACGATTTTGAAGGTGTTTCATATGTCTCCCAGGGACCTTTCATCATCCTTGACATGTTCAATTTTCAGAGTGTCACAGTGGACGTGCGGAATGAGATTGCTGTGATTGAAGCTGGTGCCAGTCTTGGACAAGTTTATTACAGGATTTGGGAGAAGAGTAAAGTTCATGGCTTTCCTGCAGGGGCTTGTCCAACTGTAGGAGTTGGTGGCCATTTGAGTGGAGGAGGGTATGGTAACATGATGAGAAAACATGGGTTATCTGTTGATCATATTCTTGATGCTAAAATTGTTGATGTCAAAGGTAGGATTCTTGACAAGGCAACCATGGGGGAAGATCTTTTCTGGGCTATTAGAGGAGGGGGAGGAGCAAGTTTTGGAGTCATCTTATCATTCACTGTTAAACTTGTTGCAGTGCCTGAAGTTGTTACAGTTTTTCAAGTTGACAAGACTTTGGAGCAGAATGCCACTGATCTGGTTGTTCAGTGGCAGCAGGTTGCACCACACACAGATGATAGGCTTTACTTGAGGCTTGTTCTACAACCTGTTGGGAAGGCACAGAAAACCATCAGAGCCTCAGTTGAGGCTTTATTTCTAGGAGAGGCTAGTGAGGTGGTGAGATTGTTGGGGAAGGAGTTTCCTTTGCTGGGACTGAAGAAAGAACTTTGTCATGAAATGAGGTGGATTGATTCTGTTGTTTGGTGGGCTAATTACAACGATGGTTCCTCGGTTAATGCATTGCTCGACCGAAACCATTACTGGGTGCATTCCAACAAAAGGAAATCTGATTATGTTCAGACCCCAATTTCAAGAAATGGGTTGACATGGATATGGAAAAAGATGATTGAGTTGGGGAAAGTGGAGCTTGTTTTCAACCCTTATGGAGGGAAAATGAACGAGGTTCCTTCTGATGCTACTCCGTTTCCTCACCGTGCTGGGAATCTGTATAAGATTCAGTACACTGTGAGTTGGCAGGAAGCAGGAGGTGGTGCAGAAGAAAGGTTTTTGAGCGAGATTAGGATGCTGCACAGTTACATGACCCCTTTTGTGTCCAAGAATCCGAGGAGTGCCTACTTTAACTACAGGGACCTTGATATTGGTATCAATAGGCATGGTAAAGATAACTTTGAAGATGGAGAAGTTTATGGTATCAAGTACTTCAAGAAAAATTTTGAAAGGTTGGTGAAAGTTAAGAGTAAAGTTGATCCTGAAAACTTTTTCTGGAATGAACAGAGCATTCCATCGTATCCAATCAAGGCATAAGGAACCTAAACTGATCGATTCTCTAGTAGATTGATTCAACTCTTGTATTTTTATAGTACATTATGAAACTGTGTATTTGGGGAAATTTTATCCTCTCAGACAAAACTCCTTCATTACTTGGTTTCTTTCTCCTTCACTGTCTTTCTAATTGGCAATGAATCAAATGTGTATACTGACGATAAGGTATCACGGAGGTACAGATGAAtataagtaaaagaaaaatgctAATAAGTTGGTTTTAAATATTAGTAAGTTTTAAccatattttatcttatttaatgaaattgcTTGAGATATCATTTAGTTAACTAAGACATAATTTCAAtgaaattctttttatatttaatttcaatgaaataattttaagaagatGAATGAATTTAGTACAAAGGAATATTCTCTTAgagaattgaattttaaaaattactaataatgAGTACTAACTAATTTCTTAATCGATATggaatgaaaattttcttactGAAATAGTGGAAAATATATAAGGAATATGTCGTATACTATTCAAAACTTTTATCCTAAAACTCTCATactaaattgagaaaaagaattaaagaagAATAAATAGAGTAACAAATTATTGATTGAAAGACAgagaaaataaagttatttgaaTTAAACAAAGAATACTAAAAAATGCGatagtttttattaataatttttttaataacttattattatttaattaaaaatgtagtcataataaaatatttattacataattaattgtgtaatatttactatataattaattatgtattttttattggtttcaGAATACTTTCTTATGTAAGTGGTATTATTCGATTAAGTGGATATAAATTTCACTAATTTGAGACAGCCAGACAGGGTAGCAAACACAGACAATATTTCATTTAGCATAAACTGCATTTAAGTATTCTGGACTGTTTATAGTTGATATTATTATTGGGCTTGCAAATCTCTTATGGGGTTTCTTCATGCACTTCAACATTTCTTCTGCACCAAAAATTTATTGTAATGCCAAATATGTTCATTCAGAATATACCGAATTTTAAAAACCGGTTAGATAACTTGCCGAATTTAAGAACTTATTGGATTTTAAAGTCCCGCTTAGAAATTTACCCAATGTCGAAATTTGGTTAAAGAAATTGTTGTATTTCGAAATCTGATTCAAGTAGTTATCGAATttctaaatttgttatatattgttaaaattgtGCATGAAATGTTTGTGTTTGGACAAAATCCAAGAAGGGATGAATTtggttattaataaaaattgtacttttaaattttttcttttttatatcaaagtccAATCaaaattctttcctttattttaataatcacaataaaataaagatattaggaaagagaaaattgcacaaggTACTTTATATTACTTCATATCAAAAGACCTTACATCTAGTTATTAGatattaactcaatcactaaaaatgaaacaaacttATAATCACAAAAAGAATAGTTAAGGATAAATTGACCATACTAAATCTAACTTGTCAAATGACAATGACAACTATTGCTCATAAAACAAAAGGTTGTACTGACAACTTTGTTGCTATAGTCATTGTATAAGGATTGATTGGCCAACTAAAAGGTCGGTGGGATAACCTTTACACGGAAGAAGATAAATTAACAAttattaataatgtaaaaacttaaacaaatcaagaaaacacaatctcaacattaatttactcaataattcaaaattttacaaaagatCCAAATATCTTGAAAGAAAGATATGCCAATCAATTAGCAAACCTTTATTATCAAACAATGTCAAATTACACATggtataaagataattttttatcaaaagtaACTCTAAGAGAAGATGGTT contains:
- the LOC114175762 gene encoding berberine bridge enzyme-like 21, translating into MEKPNSLPFLSVILLLLHVANSQPTTSRDSIYHTFLQCLQIHTNQPDHVSNIIYAQTNASYTSVLRAFARNARFTSPSVQKPLLIVTPQSEHHVQATVLCAKSIGVQLKIRSGGHDFEGVSYVSQGPFIILDMFNFQSVTVDVRNEIAVIEAGASLGQVYYRIWEKSKVHGFPAGACPTVGVGGHLSGGGYGNMMRKHGLSVDHILDAKIVDVKGRILDKATMGEDLFWAIRGGGGASFGVILSFTVKLVAVPEVVTVFQVDKTLEQNATDLVVQWQQVAPHTDDRLYLRLVLQPVGKAQKTIRASVEALFLGEASEVVRLLGKEFPLLGLKKELCHEMRWIDSVVWWANYNDGSSVNALLDRNHYWVHSNKRKSDYVQTPISRNGLTWIWKKMIELGKVELVFNPYGGKMNEVPSDATPFPHRAGNLYKIQYTVSWQEAGGGAEERFLSEIRMLHSYMTPFVSKNPRSAYFNYRDLDIGINRHGKDNFEDGEVYGIKYFKKNFERLVKVKSKVDPENFFWNEQSIPSYPIKA